The region CAGACTCCCCCAAGTGGCAAGAGGTCGGAGAAATGATGGGCGAATCACTCATCCTGGCCGATGCCTCCACCTTCCTGATCAAGGAAGCGACCGGCCGGGGGCGACCCGATACGACCATGTCCAAAGGCGACTTCAAACCGTTTCGGTTTAAAAACAACTACGATTCATTCCCGTCCATGCACACCGCCAGTTCCTTTGCCCTGGCCTCCGTTATGGCTGCAACCACCGAGAGCCTGACCCTGAAAACCGCATATTACGCGGCGGCAACCTTTGTCGGGTTTTCGCGCCTGTACCAGAATAAACACTGGGCCAGCGACGTGATTATGGGTGCTGCTTTGGGGGAACTGTGCGGTCGGGTCGTCACCCATTATCATGCAACGGCCCAGCGGATGGCGATAGTTCCTCAGGCCTTCGAGAATGGAGCAGGTCTGGCAATGGTGGGCACATGGTGATCTTTCCGGGAGGATTGCAGGCCGATGCCGTTATCTTCGACTTCGACGGCATTATCGTGGATACGGAACCGTTGCACCACAAGGCGTTCCAGCGCATCCTGGAACCGCTGGGGCTCGGATTTTCGTGGCAGCAGTATGTGGACACCTATATGGGGTTTGATGACCGTGATGCTTTTATCGAGGCCTTTGCATCACAGAACAGACCGCTCGATGCCGCGACGCTTGCCAGCCTCGTGGAGCAAAAGGCACGGGTCTTCCAGACCGTCATCCAGGATGGCATCACAAGCTACCCGGGGGTCGTGGAACTGATCACGAAGCTGCACCAAATGCAGGTACCCCTGGCCATCAGCAGCGGCGCCCTGCGGTCCGATATCGCTCCCATAGTGCAGCAGCTCGACATAGCCCACTGCTTTGACGTCATCGTGACCGCTGATGACGTAACGAAAAGCAAACCAGACCCGGAGACCTATCGTCTCGCCTTCAAAAAGCTCGCCTCCCGCACCGCTCCCCTGTCGCCCGAGCGCACCGTCGCTATCGAGGACACGCCAGCGGGGATCAGCGCCGCACAAGGCGCCGGCCTGCAGATAATCGGCGTTACCAACAGCTACCCGAAAGAACTCCTCTCTACCGCAACGGTCGTTCTTGATTCGCTCGAAAAGCTCATCCCCTTCGCCGTACATCCGTAATACTCCCTAAACCACACTCAGGACACCGAACTCAGGCGCGTGGCATAGCAGCTATACATGATTATTTACTGAAGCGTTCTTTCGACAGGTGTTTTAACGGAGGTACACGGAGGAGAATCACAACGAGGGGAGCGGCGGGAACAACGGCATCCGGTACCGTCTTGTGGCTTCCTCCGTGTCCTCCGTGTCCTCCGTGGTGTGGGGGGAGTAAAGCAGCGGCAGCCTTTTCGTGTCGAGTCTTATGGAGCTTGGAGTGTATAAACGCAACGAGCCCTTCAGGATTGTTCCTGAAGGGCTCGTTGCTATTTATTCCCGGCGGCGACCTACTTTCCCACACAGCTACCCGTGCAGTATCATCGGCCCTGAGGGGCTTAACTTCCGTGTTCGAGATGGGAACGGGTGTGACCCCCTCGGCATAGCCACCGAGAAATCGTTGGCAAGGATGCATTCTCATGCGTCCATGCGAATCGTTATCAATTGCATTGTGGTTTAGGTTTGTTGTTTTGTCGATTTATATCCGGCCCGGGGGAAGGAGAACCTTCCCCCTGACCGTATTTTATTTTTATGGTCAAGCCTCACGGCCGATTAGTACCGGTAAGCTGAACACATTGCTGTGATTACACACCCGGCCTATCAACGTTGTGGTCTACAACGGGCCTACAGGGGTTGTTACACCCAGGGATACCTAATCTTGAAGGAGGCTTCCCGCTTAGATGCTTTCAGCGGTTATCCTTTCCGTACATAGCTACCCAGCGACTGCGCCTGGCGGCACAACTGGAACACCAGAGGTACGTCCATCCCGGTCCTCTCGTACTAAGGACAGCTCTTCTCAAGTATCCTACGCCCACGGTAGATAGGGACCAAACTGTCTCACGACGTTTTAAACCCAGCTCGCGTACCGCTTTAATTGGCGAACAGCCAAACCCTTGGGACCTACTTCAGCCCCAGGATGCGATGAGCCGACATCGAGGTGCCAAACCTCCCCGTCGATGTGAACTCTTGGGGGAGATCAGCCTGTTATCCCCGGAGTACCTTTTATCCGTTGAGCGACGGCCCTTCCATACAGAACCGCCGGATCACTAAGACCTACTTTCGTACCTGCTCGACTTGTGGGTCTCGCAGTCAAGCTCCCTTATGCCTTTACACTCTACGGTTGGTTTCCAATCAACCTGAGGGAACCTTCGCGCGCCTCCGTTACTCTTTGGGAGGCGACCGCCCCAGTCAAACTACCCACCAGACAGTGTCCCCGACCCGGATGACGGGCCAAGGTTAGACATCCAAAACAACCAGGGTGGTATTTCAAGGACGACTCCACCGACACTGGCGTGCCAGCTTCAAAGTCTCCCACCTATCCTACACAAGCTATTCCGAATGTCACTGTCAAGCTATAGTAAAGGTTCACGGGGTCTTTCCGTCTTACCGCGGGTACTCGGCATCTTCACCGAGAATTCAATTTCGCTGAGCCACTGGTTGAGACAGCGCGGAAATCGTTACGCCATTCGTGCAGGTCGGAACTTACCCGACAAGGAATTTCGCTACCTTAGGACCGTTATAGTTACGGCCGCCGTTTACCGGGGCTTCGGTTCAAAGCTTCGGATTGCTCCTAACAAATCCCCTTAACCTTCCGGCACCGGGCAGGCGTCAGTCCCTATACATCGTCTTACGACTTAGCAGAGACCTATGTTTTTAGTAAACAGTCGCTACCGCCATTTCTCTGCGACCCTCTTCGGCTTCACGTGCGTATCGCTACACCTAATGAGGGCACACCTTATCCCGAAGTTACGGTGTCATTTTGCCGAGTTCCTTAACCAGTGTTCTCTCAATCACCTTAGGATTTTCTCCTCACCCACCTGAGTCGGTTTACGGTACGGTCACCTGCTGTCTGAAGCTTAGAGGCTTTTCTTGGAAGCATGGGATCAACGACTTTGTGAGCATACGCTCTCGTCATCACGTCTCAGCGTTAACGGAGCGGTGGATTTGCCTGCCACTCCCGCCTACACGCTTGAACCGGGACATCCAGCACCCGGATCGCCTACCCTTCTCCGTCCCCCCATCGCAACAACAGGTGGTACAGGAATATTAACCTGTTTCCCATCAACTACGCCTTTCGGCCTCGCCTTAGGGACCGACTAACCCTCCGCAGATTACCTTTACGGAGGAAACCTTGGGTTTACGGTGTGCGGGTTTCTCACCCGCATTTTCGCTACTCATGTCAGCATAATCTCTTGTGATACCTCCAGCCGTCCTCACGGTCGACCTTCGCAGGCTTACACAATGTTCCTCTACCACCGACGCCTTAAGGCGCCGATCCGCAGCTTCGGTACTACGCTTAGCCCCGTTACATTTTCCGCGCAGACCCACTCGACCAGTGAGCTATTACGCTTTCTTTAAAGGGTGGCTGCTTCTAAGCCAACCTCCTGGTTGTCTGGGCATTTCCACATCGTTTTCCACTTAGCGTAGATTTGGGGACCTTAGCTGGCGGTCTGGGCTCTTTCCCTTTTGACGACGGATCTTATCACCCGCCGTCTGACTCCCACGCTCTTCGTTGACGGTATTCGGAGTTTGATTGGGTTTGGTAATCTGGTGAGACCCCTAGCCCATCCAGTGCTCTACCCCCGTCACGCATACGTGAGGCTATACCTAAATATATTTCGAGGAAAACCAGCTATCTCCGAGTTTGATTAGCCTTTCACTCCTATCCACAGCTCATCCCCTGGCTTTTCAACGCCAGTGGGTTCGGGCCTCCACGAAGTGTTACCTTCCTTTCACCCTGGCCATGGATAGATCACCCGGTTTCGGGTCTACTCCTACTAACTAGACGCCCAGTTAAGACTCGCTTTCGCTTCGGCTCCATTCTATGAACTTAACCTCGCTAGTAAGAGTAACTCGCTGACTCATTATGCAAAAGGCACGCGGTCACACCTGATATACATGGTGCTCCCACTGCTTGTAGGCATACGGTTTCAGGTTCTATTTCACCCTCCTTATCGGAGTACTTTTCACCTTTCCCTCACGGTACTGGTTCACTATCGGTCAGAGAGGAGTATTTAGCCTTGGGAGATGGTCCTCCCAGATTCCCACGGGATTTCTCGTGTCCCGCGGTACTCGGGGTTCCTCTAGGGTGAATCAGAGTTTCGCTTACGGGGCTATCACCCACTATGGCCGGACTTTCCAGACCGCTCAGCTACCCTTCATCAATCCCATGTCGAGGCCCCACAACCCCGAAACCACCGAAGTAGTTCCGGTTTGGGCTGTTCCGCGTTCGCTCGCCACTACTTGCGGAATCACTATTGTTTTCTTCTCCTGCGGGTACTTAGATGTTTCAGTTCCCCGCGTTCGCCTCATGTGGCTATGGATTCACCACACGATGACAGAGCATTACCTCTGCCGGGTTTCCCCATTCGGACACCCCCGGATCAAAGCCTGTTTAACGGCTCCCCGAGGCTTTTCGCAGTTTACCGCGTCCTTCATCGCCTCTCTCTGCCTAGGCATCCACCGTACGCCCTTAGTAGCTTGACCATAAAAAATCAAATCAATCTACAAAACATACAATTTCAAGTAAAAACGCAAGAGCACAAAAGCGCTTTTACCTACCTAAACTTATCCACTATGCAATTGTCAAAGAACTGAATCCTACTATTAGGACGAAGGCATATACCCTCGATCTAAACTTGGTGGAGGTGAACGGGTTCGAACCGATGACCCCCTGCGTGCAAGGCAGGTGCTCTCCCAGCTGAGCTACACCCCCAATGAAACCCTGGCGCGCATGGAGATGGTGGGCCTGGCTGGACTCGAACCAGCGACCTCACGATTATCAGTCGTGTGCTCTAGCCAGCTGAGCTACAAGCCCATTCGTCATCGCTAACCACGCTTTCCGAATTGTAAAGAGCAAAAAACCAGAGAAGCCCCTGGTCTCTCAAAACCGAATAGCAGTCGTGTGTCTGTAGTTTGACCTAGGTAAACTGGAAGCCAATAGGCTTCTAGCTCCTTAGAAAGGAGGTGATCCAGCCGCAGGTTCCCCTACGGCTACCTTGTTACGACTTCACCCCAGTCACCGACCATTCCTTAGGACGCTGCCTCCCTTGCGGGTTAGCTCACGCACTTCGGGACCAATCGACTCCCGTGGTGTGACGGGCGGTGTGTACAAGGCCCGGGAACGTATTCACCGCGGCATGCTGATCCGCGATTACTAGCGATTCCAACTTCATGGAGTCGAGTTGCAGACTCCAATCCGAACTGAGACCGGCTTTATGAGATTGGCTCCACCTCACGGTATCGCAACTCTTTGTACCGGCCATTGTAGCACGTGTGTAGCCCTGGTCATAAGGGCCATGAGGACTTGACGTCATCCCCACCTTCCTCCGGTTTGACACCGGCAGTCTCCACAGAGTGCCCAACTTAATGATGGCAACTGAGGATAGGGGTTGCGCTCGTTGCGGGACTTAACCCAACATCTCACGACACGAGCTGACGACAGCCATGCAGCACCTGTCTTACGGCTCCCCGAAAGGCACCCCTCTCTTTCAAGAGGGTTCCGTAGATGTCAAGACCAGGTAAGGTTCTGCGCGTTGCGTCGAATTAAACCACATGCTCCACCGCTTGTGCGGGCCCCCGTCAATTCCTTTGAGTTTTAGTCTTGCGACCGTACTTCCCAGGCGGAGTACTTAATGCGTTAGCTGCGGCACTGCAGGGGTCAATACCCGCAACACCTAGTACTCATCGTTTACGGCGTGGACTACCAGGGTATCTAATCCTGTTTGCTACCCACGCTTTCGCGTCTCAGCGTCAATATCGGTCCAGGCAGCCGCCTTCGCCACCGGTGTTCCTCCTGATATCTACGGATTTCACTCCTACACCAGGAATTCCACTACCCTCTCCCGTATTCAAGTCTGACAGTTTCCAATGCACTTCCCAGGTTGAGCCCGGGGCTTTCACATCAGACTTACCAAACCGCCTACACGCGCTTTACGCCCAATAATTCCGAACAACGCTCGCACCCTCCGTATTACCGCGGCTGCTGGCACGGAGTTAGCCGGTGCTTCCTTTAGGGGTACCGTCAAGCATAACGGGTATTAACCGCTAAGCATTTCTTTCCCCTTGACAGAGCTTTACGACCCGAAAGCCTTCATCACTCACGCGGCGTTGCTGCGTCAGGCTTTCGCCCATTGCGCAAAATTCCCCACTGCTGCCTCCCGTAGGAGTCTGGACCGTGTCTCAGTTCCAGTGTGGCTGATCATCCTCTCAGACCAGCTAACCATCGTAGCCTTGGTAGGCCTTTACCCTACCAACTAGCTAATGGTACGCAGACTCATCCTGATACAGAAGCATATTCAGAGGCCTCCTTTTCCCGCAACGACCAAGGTCATCGTGGGCTTATCCGGTATTAGCACCCCTTTCGAGATGTTATCCCAGATACCAGGGTAGATTATCTACGCGTTACTCACCCGTGCGCCACTAAATTAAAGAGCAAGCTCTCCAATTCCGTTCGACTTGCATGTGTTAGGCACGCCGCCAGCGTTCGTTCTGAGCCAGGATCAAACTCTCCAGTTGAGTACTGAATATAGTTTGATTACTTAAAACTCAAATTACTGCTGGTAAAAATCTACATTCACAACTTCTCTGCTATTCGGTTTTCAAAGACCAGATTCGCTTCGTGACAGATCCAGCAAGTTACCAAATTGATTCGTTGCTGTCAAGAAGTTTTTTCAAGCAAAACTTCTTTTTTTCTGACCCCGTTTGCCGCTCAAAAAACCGTCGCGTCAAATGGGACGCTGGTTATAACAACTATCACCATCACCGTCAATAACTTTTTTTGACCTGCCAACAACTTTTTTCCAATACCATAAAAAAGACGTTGTTAATCCAAACCTTACCGACAATAAAAAAATCACTCGAATGTCCGACTGTCGTAAATACGACGCGTCTTCCGCTCCGAACGGGGCAACGTCCCCGCCTCCAACACCTCGACGGAGCACGATACCAGCATGGTGTGCTTGATGCCCGCCACCACCTGCTTCACGACCTGTTCGTCGGGCAGTGCGGCGCCGTTGCGCGCCCGTTCCACACGCACCAGCATGCCGTCCCGGCCGTCGGGGCCGCGGTCGAACCGCACCTGGTATTCGCTGCCGATGCCCGACACCCGGTTCAGGGCCTCATCGATCTGGCCGGGATAGATGTTGACCCCGCGGAAGATGGTGACGTCGTCGGAGCGACCGAGAATCCGGTCGTGGCGCGGCAGGAAGCACCCGCAGGGGCATTCCCCCGGCAGAAGCCGGGTCAGGTCGCGGGAGCGGTAGCGGATCAGCGGCGCCCCCTCCTTGCACAAGGTGGTGAAGACCATCTCCCCGATCTCGCCCGGAGCGACCGGCTCCAGGGTCTGGGGGTCGAGCACTTCGAGGATATAATAGTCGGCCCAGTAGTGGATGCCGTCGTTCTCCCGGCATGAAAGGCCGGTGCCGGGGCCGTAGACTTCCGTAAGCCCGGTGATGTCGTAGATCTCCTCAACCCCGAGGCAGTCGCGCATGGTAGCGAGCATGGCACTGCTGGAACGCTCCGCCCCCAGGATGATCTTCTTCAGGTTGAGTTGGTCTTTCAACCCCTTGCGCTGCACCTCCTCGGCCAACAGCAGCCCCATGGACGCGGTGCAGCAGAAGACGGTGGATTGCAGGTCGATCAGGAAGGCGGTTTGCAGTTCCAGGTTGCCGGGGCCCACCGGCACCGCCAGGGCACCGAAACGTTCGCAGGCCTGCTGAAAACCGATACCGGCGGTCCAGAGGCCGTAGCCCACCGCAATCTGCACCCGGTCCTGACGCGTTAGGCCGGCCAGTTCGTAGCAGCGGGCAAACATGGTCTGCCAGTCTTCCACATCCTTGCGGGTATAGCAGAGAACCTTACGTTTGCCGGTGGTGCCGGACGAGGCGTGGATGCGCACCAGGTCGCTGAAATCGGCGGCGCGCAGGGCAAAGGGATAGCCGGCGGCCAGGTCGTCCGCCGTGGTGAAGGGGAGACGGCGCAGGTCGTCCAGGCTGGTGATGCCGTCCGGCCCGATCCCGGCGGCCGAGAGACGTTCATGGTAGAAGGCGGAATGTTCGAAGGCGTGCCGCACCGTCCATTGCAGGCCGCGCAGTTGGTGGGCAGGGAGTTCTTCGCCGGTGGCGATCTTCGGGGGAAAATGAATCAACATGGCAGGTATCGACTCCGAGAATAGTCTATGACACGCTTGGTATCAGGCTGCGCCGCTTCCGGCGCCAAGGGCCGCCAGGGCCCCCTCCAGCACGGCGGGTTTTGCGTGCAACTTCCGCCGAATGGCTCTATCCAACTCATCAATCGTACAAAAAAGACGCCCGGTGGCCAGGGCGCGGCCGAGAACGATCAGGTTGACCGCCTGGGGATTGCCCAACCGCAAGGCAATGGCATCGGCATCGATGGTCGCAGCTTCGGCCAGGGAGTCAGAAGCTCCGGCGTTGGCCGCAATCCAGCCGTCCGGCCGCAGAAACGGGCGATGGAGCGGCACATTCCCCGGCTTGAGGGCGATCAGGCCGTCGGCCTGCCCCGGACGCACCAGGGGACTGGAGAAATCGCCCACCTTGAGATGGGAGATGACGATGCCGCCCCGCTGGGCCATGCCGTGGGTCTCGGAGGTCAACACCGGCAGCCCCATGGCAATGGCCGTCTCCGCCAGAAGCCGGGTGATGAAGAGAATCCCCTGCCCCCCCACCCCGGAGATGATCAGTTGTTGTGAGATCATGGCCGTCCCCCTTCCCTGCGGATCGCTTTCACCGGGCAGACCGCCAGGCACACCCCGCAGCCGCTGCAGATCATGACGTCAACCACCACCTTGCGGCTGGCCTCATCGTAGACCAGGGCCGGGCACTCGAACTGGGCGGTGCAGTACCGGCATCCGGTGCAGGCGGCATCGACAACCGCCTGGGGACGCTTGGCGTGCCGCGCGCTTTTGTCCACCAGGCACGGGCTCTTGGCGATCACCACCGCCACCCCCCGATCACGGGAAAAGACCAGCGCCTCCTTGACCAGGGCGGTGAAGGCCGGCAGATCCAGCGGGTCGGCGCTGCGGCAGAATTCCACGCCGCAGCCGGCCACAATCGCGGCGATGTCCACCGCTTGGCCTGCGGGGGTGCCGTGGGCCGGGGTCGGCTGGTTGCCGGTCATGGCAGTGGTGCTGTTGTCCAGGATCACCAGGACGAAGCGGGCGCCCTGCACCACGGCGTCGATCAGGGGGGGGATGCCGGCATGGAAAAAGGTGGAGTCGCCGATGGTGGCCACGATGTCGCGCGGTTGACCGGTCACCCGGTAGGAGTGATAGAATCCGGCAGCCTGGCCGATGGCGGCCCCCATGCACAGGACCGTGTCCACGCCGCCCAGATTGACCCCCAGGGTATAACAGCCGATGTCACTGGGGTAGATCCCCGTGGGGGCGGCTTCCTTGATGGCATAAAAGCTGGCCCGGTGCGGACACCCGGGGCAGAGGGTCGGGCGTTTGCCCGCCGCCGGAACCGCTTCGGGCAGCTCCGGCAGCGGCCTGCCGGCAAACCGGCTCAGAAGCCGTTCGATCATCTCGGGCAGCAGCTCTCCCGCCTCGGGAACGAAACCGGAGAGCTTGCCCTGCACCTGCCGGTAGTCGCGAAGCTGCATCTCCATCACCCCGGCGGTTTCCTCCAGCACCAGCACCTCGTTGTAGGCGGTGCGAATCTCCTCCACAAAGGCACTGTGCAACGGATAGGGCTGAACCACCTGGTAGAAGGCGAATGAATCCCAGAGGCCGGAAGCAGTGGCCACCTCCCGCGCATGGGCGGCCGATACGCCGGAAGCGACTACGGCGCGACGGGTTCCGGTGGGGCGATTCAGGCAACGGGGCGCGGTCGCCCCATGGGCGGCGAGCCGTGACAGGGTTTCGTTGAGCTTGACGTGCAACTCGTAACGGAATTTGGGAGTGGCTGCCCAGCGCTTGGGGTCTTTGCGGAAATCGGCCTTCCGCTGCAGATCCTGAACGGGGCGGGGAGCGATGTCCTGGCAGGCGTGGCAGACCCGGGTGGTGGGGCGCAGCATGACCGGCACCCCGAACTCCTCGGACAGTTGGAAGGCCAGGCCGGCCAACTCCCGGGCCTCGGCCGGGGAAGAGGGGTCCAGGACCGGGACCTTGGCCTGCATGGCCATGAGGCGGGAGTCCTGCTCGGTCTGGGAGGAATGGGGACCGGGGTCGTCGGCGCTGATCACCACGAAACCGCCCACCGTACCCAGGTAGGCAGCGCTCATCAACGGATCGGAGGCGACGTTCAGCCCCACCTGCTTCATGGCGGTGGCGGCGCGCAGCCCGCTCTGGCTGGCGGCATAGGCGATCTCGAAGGCCACCTTTTCGTTGACCGCCCACTCCACGTGCATGTTCGCCCCCTCGGCCCGGCGCCAGGTGTCGATGGCGGAAAGGATCTCGGAGGCGGGCGTTCCCGGGTAGGAAGCCGCCACCACGCAGCCGCTCTCCACCAGGCCGCGGGCCATGGCCTCGTTTCCCTGCATCAATATCGGTTCTTGTTCCTGCAATGGCCTCTCCTCTGCTTCCATAACGTGCAAAGTGCCTATTCTGGTAACCCGGCACCGCTTTGTCAACACAAAAGCGGAACGGTCAAACGCAAACGGCGGCCTTTGGGGCCGCCGTTTCGATCTGCTCTTTTATAGTAGATATGCACTAAGTAGATGTCAGTAAATCTCGAAGAACTCGCCAGTCCCCAGCTTGTGCACCTTCATCAGGTTGGTGGAACCACGCGCCTCCACCGGCAGCCCCATGATGATGACGATAATGTCCCCCTTGCGGTAACCGGCCGCCAACATGCTGCGTTCCACCGCCATGATCTGCTGGTGCATGTCCGCCATGCTGCCGATGCCGGTGGCGCTGACCCCCCAGTAGATGGAGAGCCGCCGCTGGATCTCCGGCGATGCGGTATAGGCGATGATCGGGATATGGGGGCGAAAATGGGAGATAAGCGCCGCCGTGCTGCCCGACTGGGTAAAGACGGCGATGGTCTTGGCACCCAGGCTCGTGGCCGCCCGGCAGGCGGATTCGGCCACCGCCTGGGCGATGCTGGGCGTTGACAGGCTTCGGTCCACGGTGCTCCAGAAATCGGCGCTCTCCACATCCTGCGCAATGCGGACCATGGTTTCCACCGCCTCGACCGGGTAATCGCCGGAGGCGGTTTCGGCGGAAAGCATGACCGCGTCGGTTCCGTCCACAATGGCGTTGGCCACGTCGGAGGTCTCGGCCCTGGTGGGGCGGGGGTTGCGGATCATGGATTCCAGCATCTGGGTGGCGGTGATGACCGGTTTGCCCGCCTCGTTGCAGGCATGAATGATCTTTTTCTGGAAGACCGGCACCTTTTCGGCCTCGATCTCCACCCCCAGATCGCCGCGGGCCACCATGACGGCATCCGTGGCCTGGAGGATCTTCTTGAAATTCTGCAACGCCTCGGGCTTTTCTATCTTGGCCACCACCGGCGTATTTTTCCCCTTCTGGTAGATGATACGCTTGATCTGCTCCACATCCTCGGCGGTGCGCACGAAGGAGAGCGCCACGAAATCCACCTCGGCGTCGAGGGCGAAGTCCAGGTCGGCCAGGTCCTTCTCGGTCAGGGAGGGGGCGGAGACATTCACACCCGGCAGGTTGATGCCCTTGTTGTTCTTCAGCACGCCGCCGGTTACCACCGTGCAGCGGACCCGCTCCCCATCGACGGCCACCACCTTCAGTTCCATCAGGCCGTCGTCCAGGAGGATGCGCGATCCGGGATGAACGTCCGAGGGAAGGGAACGGTAGATCGTGGGTATGAGGCCGTCCCGGCCGAGGATATCCTCGGTGGTGATGACCACCTCCTGCCCCTTAGTCAGGGTCATGGCGTCGTTCGCCATCTTGCCGGTCCTGATCTTGGGCCCCTGCAGGTCGGCCAGAATGCCGATCTGGCGCCCCGCCGTCCCGGAAGCCTGCCTGATGGTGTGGATCAACTCCAGCTTCTGGGCGTTGTCGCCGTGGGAAAAATTGAGGCGAAAGATATCCACCCCGGCCGACATGAGCCGGGCCACCATGTCGGGTGACGAACTGGCCGGACCGAGGGTGGCTACGATCTTGGTTTTGTGTGCTGCAACAACGGTTCTTGGCATTCATGCTCCTTCTGTGGAGCGCCCGGTTCCGGGCGCCGTGATACTAGCTATGGTTTGTGTGTCTCACGTGGTTCAAGGTTCCTCCGGCCAGCAACTCCCTGCGCTGCCGCTCGGAGATGTTCAACCGCATCGTGATCCGTTTGTCTCCCACCTGGACCGGCACCTCCTCGGCGCCGCTCTCCACCAGGCGGCGCAGGTCCGAAAAGGAGATCCGGTCCCCCTGCTTCACCAGGTCGTAATCGGCCGGGTTCTTGAAGGTCAGCGGCAGGATGCCGAAGTTGACCAGGTTGGCCTTGTGGATGCGGGCAAAGCTCTTGGCCAGTTTGGCGCGGATTCCCAGGTAGCGCGGCGCAAGGGCCGCATGCTCCCGGGACGACCCCTGGCCGTAGTTCTCTCCCGCCACGACCACCCCGTTGCCGGCCGCTTTTGCCCGGGCCGGAAACTCCGCATCGACCTGTTCGAAGACGTGTTCTGCTATGGCCGGGATATTGCTGCGCAGCGGCAGCACCTTGTTGCCCGCCGGCATGATGTGGTCGGTGCTGACATTATCCTCCAGCTTGATGATCACCTCTGCCTGCAGCGTATCCGGCAGCGCCTCGAATTCCGGGAACGGCACGATGTTCGGCCCGGTCTTGATCTCCACGGCGGCGGTATCCTCCAGGGGGAAGATGATGCCGGAATCGTCCAGCAGGTACGTTGCGGGATTCTGCACCGCCGGGTAGGCCTTGATGGCCCCCAGCTTGCGCGGGTCGGTGATCACGCCGTAAATGCCGGCTGCGGCGGCGGTCTCCGGGGAGCAGAGGTAGACCTTGTCCCCCTTGGTGCCGCTCCTGCCCGGGAAGTTGCGCGGGAAGGTGCGCAGCGAAACCTGGTCGGTGCCCGGTGCCTGCCCCATGCCGATACACCCCAGACAGCCGGACTGGTGGATGTTCGCCCCGGCCATGAGCAACGTCACCACCCCCCCCTGGTCAGCCACGTTTTCCAGCACCTGACGGCTTCCCGGGTTGATGTGGAACGACACCTGGGGCGCGATGCGCTGCCCCTCCAGAATGCGGCAGACGGTCATCAGGTCGCGGAACGAGGAGTTGACCGAACTCCCCACCAACACCTGATCGACCTTGACCCCCTCCACCTCCCGCACCGCCACCACGTTGTCCGGCGAGGACGGGCAGGCGATGAGCGGTTCCAGTGCCGACAGGTCGATCTCGTCGTATTCGTCGTAGGC is a window of Geobacter sp. FeAm09 DNA encoding:
- a CDS encoding HAD family phosphatase, with translation MVIFPGGLQADAVIFDFDGIIVDTEPLHHKAFQRILEPLGLGFSWQQYVDTYMGFDDRDAFIEAFASQNRPLDAATLASLVEQKARVFQTVIQDGITSYPGVVELITKLHQMQVPLAISSGALRSDIAPIVQQLDIAHCFDVIVTADDVTKSKPDPETYRLAFKKLASRTAPLSPERTVAIEDTPAGISAAQGAGLQIIGVTNSYPKELLSTATVVLDSLEKLIPFAVHP
- a CDS encoding phenylacetate--CoA ligase, with translation MLIHFPPKIATGEELPAHQLRGLQWTVRHAFEHSAFYHERLSAAGIGPDGITSLDDLRRLPFTTADDLAAGYPFALRAADFSDLVRIHASSGTTGKRKVLCYTRKDVEDWQTMFARCYELAGLTRQDRVQIAVGYGLWTAGIGFQQACERFGALAVPVGPGNLELQTAFLIDLQSTVFCCTASMGLLLAEEVQRKGLKDQLNLKKIILGAERSSSAMLATMRDCLGVEEIYDITGLTEVYGPGTGLSCRENDGIHYWADYYILEVLDPQTLEPVAPGEIGEMVFTTLCKEGAPLIRYRSRDLTRLLPGECPCGCFLPRHDRILGRSDDVTIFRGVNIYPGQIDEALNRVSGIGSEYQVRFDRGPDGRDGMLVRVERARNGAALPDEQVVKQVVAGIKHTMLVSCSVEVLEAGTLPRSERKTRRIYDSRTFE
- a CDS encoding indolepyruvate oxidoreductase subunit beta translates to MISQQLIISGVGGQGILFITRLLAETAIAMGLPVLTSETHGMAQRGGIVISHLKVGDFSSPLVRPGQADGLIALKPGNVPLHRPFLRPDGWIAANAGASDSLAEAATIDADAIALRLGNPQAVNLIVLGRALATGRLFCTIDELDRAIRRKLHAKPAVLEGALAALGAGSGAA
- a CDS encoding thiamine pyrophosphate-dependent enzyme, with the translated sequence MQGNEAMARGLVESGCVVAASYPGTPASEILSAIDTWRRAEGANMHVEWAVNEKVAFEIAYAASQSGLRAATAMKQVGLNVASDPLMSAAYLGTVGGFVVISADDPGPHSSQTEQDSRLMAMQAKVPVLDPSSPAEARELAGLAFQLSEEFGVPVMLRPTTRVCHACQDIAPRPVQDLQRKADFRKDPKRWAATPKFRYELHVKLNETLSRLAAHGATAPRCLNRPTGTRRAVVASGVSAAHAREVATASGLWDSFAFYQVVQPYPLHSAFVEEIRTAYNEVLVLEETAGVMEMQLRDYRQVQGKLSGFVPEAGELLPEMIERLLSRFAGRPLPELPEAVPAAGKRPTLCPGCPHRASFYAIKEAAPTGIYPSDIGCYTLGVNLGGVDTVLCMGAAIGQAAGFYHSYRVTGQPRDIVATIGDSTFFHAGIPPLIDAVVQGARFVLVILDNSTTAMTGNQPTPAHGTPAGQAVDIAAIVAGCGVEFCRSADPLDLPAFTALVKEALVFSRDRGVAVVIAKSPCLVDKSARHAKRPQAVVDAACTGCRYCTAQFECPALVYDEASRKVVVDVMICSGCGVCLAVCPVKAIRREGGRP
- the pyk gene encoding pyruvate kinase, which codes for MPRTVVAAHKTKIVATLGPASSSPDMVARLMSAGVDIFRLNFSHGDNAQKLELIHTIRQASGTAGRQIGILADLQGPKIRTGKMANDAMTLTKGQEVVITTEDILGRDGLIPTIYRSLPSDVHPGSRILLDDGLMELKVVAVDGERVRCTVVTGGVLKNNKGINLPGVNVSAPSLTEKDLADLDFALDAEVDFVALSFVRTAEDVEQIKRIIYQKGKNTPVVAKIEKPEALQNFKKILQATDAVMVARGDLGVEIEAEKVPVFQKKIIHACNEAGKPVITATQMLESMIRNPRPTRAETSDVANAIVDGTDAVMLSAETASGDYPVEAVETMVRIAQDVESADFWSTVDRSLSTPSIAQAVAESACRAATSLGAKTIAVFTQSGSTAALISHFRPHIPIIAYTASPEIQRRLSIYWGVSATGIGSMADMHQQIMAVERSMLAAGYRKGDIIVIIMGLPVEARGSTNLMKVHKLGTGEFFEIY